One window from the genome of Deltaproteobacteria bacterium encodes:
- a CDS encoding slipin family protein: protein MFDYTMIVIVVLVVMFLASAIRVLNEYERGVIFRLGRIIDTKGPGIIILIPVVDKMIKVDMRTIAMDVPPQDVITRDNVSIKVNAVIYFRVVDANSAVVEVENYLYATSQLAQTTLRSVCGQFELDEILAEREKINLNIQEILDRSSGPWGIKVTLVEVKHIDLPEEMKRAMAKQAEAERERRAKIINAEGEFQAARKLTDAASVIATEPISLQLRYLQTLVQVSAENNSTTIFPIPIDLIRPFMKIAEKMEKQ from the coding sequence ATGTTTGACTATACCATGATAGTTATTGTTGTCCTTGTGGTCATGTTTCTCGCATCTGCGATCCGGGTTCTCAATGAATACGAACGGGGGGTTATTTTCCGGCTGGGTCGAATCATCGATACAAAAGGCCCCGGTATCATCATCTTGATCCCTGTTGTGGATAAAATGATCAAGGTCGACATGCGGACGATCGCAATGGATGTACCACCCCAGGATGTCATTACCCGGGACAATGTATCCATCAAGGTCAATGCCGTTATCTATTTTCGTGTTGTCGATGCCAATTCGGCGGTGGTGGAAGTGGAAAACTACCTTTATGCAACCTCCCAACTGGCCCAGACCACCCTGCGAAGCGTCTGCGGTCAGTTTGAACTGGATGAAATCCTCGCGGAACGGGAGAAAATTAATCTCAATATTCAGGAAATCCTCGATCGAAGCAGTGGCCCGTGGGGGATTAAGGTCACCCTGGTCGAAGTCAAACATATTGACCTGCCGGAGGAGATGAAACGGGCCATGGCCAAACAGGCGGAGGCGGAACGCGAGCGACGGGCGAAGATCATCAACGCCGAAGGAGAATTTCAGGCGGCCCGGAAGTTAACCGATGCGGCGTCGGTGATTGCCACCGAACCCATTTCCCTGCAGTTGCGCTATCTCCAGACCCTCGTTCAGGTTTCAGCGGAAAATAACTCGACGACGATTTTCCCTATTCCGATCGATTTGATCAGGCCTTTTATGAAAATAGCGGAAAAAATGGAGAAACAATGA
- a CDS encoding nodulation protein NfeD: MSASGLVILMDTPGGLDTSMRTIAKSILNAPLPVIVFIHPSGARAASAGVIITIAAHVAAMTPGTNIGAAHPVAIGIGGQMDETMAEKVEKDAVAYVKGIAKKRGRNEEWAAKAVLKSESITAEEALKLGVIDIVASDVNHLLSQIDNRRIVLPKGEQVLKTRHAQIREKKMGLRLQILSTISNPNIAYILFLIGLAGLYFEFSNPGAILPGVIGGMSLILAFFALQTLPVNYAGVLLILFAIVLFIAEIKVISHGLLTVAGIISLVMGSLLLFDSPEPALRVSLQILVPVVTVLSLFFVAVISLVVKAQLRKKLTGKEEMEGMEGVAVTDIHDHGKVLIKGEYWNAKSDGNIVQGKQIRVNSVEGLTLNVEEIN; the protein is encoded by the coding sequence ATGTCTGCGTCTGGTTTGGTCATTCTTATGGATACACCCGGTGGGCTTGACACAAGCATGAGGACAATCGCGAAAAGCATCCTCAACGCCCCGTTACCGGTGATTGTCTTTATTCACCCGTCAGGAGCACGCGCTGCCTCCGCTGGGGTCATTATCACGATTGCCGCTCACGTGGCTGCCATGACGCCCGGGACGAACATTGGTGCCGCACACCCTGTTGCCATCGGGATTGGCGGCCAAATGGACGAGACGATGGCGGAAAAAGTGGAAAAGGATGCTGTGGCTTATGTGAAAGGTATAGCCAAAAAGCGTGGTCGAAACGAGGAATGGGCGGCAAAGGCGGTCTTGAAAAGTGAATCCATTACAGCTGAGGAAGCTCTGAAACTTGGAGTGATCGATATCGTGGCATCAGATGTGAACCATCTTCTCTCGCAGATCGATAACCGACGTATCGTTCTTCCGAAGGGTGAGCAGGTGCTGAAAACGCGTCACGCTCAAATCAGAGAAAAGAAGATGGGGCTCCGCTTACAGATTCTGTCAACGATAAGTAATCCCAATATCGCCTATATCCTCTTTCTCATCGGGCTCGCAGGGTTGTACTTTGAGTTTTCCAACCCGGGGGCGATTCTCCCGGGTGTGATCGGCGGCATGTCCCTGATTCTGGCCTTTTTTGCCCTCCAGACCCTTCCGGTTAATTATGCCGGGGTGCTTTTGATTCTTTTCGCCATTGTTTTGTTTATCGCGGAAATCAAAGTGATCAGTCATGGTCTGTTGACAGTCGCCGGAATCATTTCCCTGGTGATGGGATCTCTTTTACTCTTTGATTCTCCGGAACCCGCTCTGCGCGTTTCCCTGCAGATTCTGGTACCCGTGGTGACGGTTTTGTCCCTTTTCTTTGTTGCGGTGATCAGTTTGGTCGTCAAGGCGCAATTGAGGAAAAAACTTACGGGAAAGGAGGAGATGGAAGGCATGGAAGGCGTGGCCGTGACGGATATTCACGACCACGGAAAGGTTCTGATAAAAGGCGAATATTGGAATGCCAAAAGCGACGGGAATATCGTCCAAGGCAAACAGATTCGAGTGAACAGTGTCGAAGGATTGACTCTTAACGTGGAAGAAATCAATTGA